Below is a window of Anatilimnocola floriformis DNA.
ACGGTGCGCAGCGACACGACGGGTGTCGTCGTGGTCAGCGGCGGCGCGAACACGTATCTCGGCGATACGACGGTGGTGGTTGGTACGCTGCGACTTGCCGGTGGCGCCGATCGGTTGCCGGTGGGAACGAAGCTGGCCCTTGGCAACAACGCGAGTGTTTCGCCGGCGATTGTCGATCTCAACGGTCAGAATCAAACGGTGGCCGGGTTGTACTCGGTGACGGGTGCGAACGTGACGATGCAGGTTACGAGCACGCTGGCGGCGACGCTGACGGTGAACCTGGCGAGCGGCACCGACATCTACACGGGCGTGATCAGCGGCGCGGTGAGCTTGACGAAGAGTGGCGCGGGAACGCTGTCGCTGGCTGGCGCCACGGCGAACACGCAGACGGGCACCACGACGGTTTCGGCCGGCGTGCTGAATCTGAACAAGACGGCGGGCGTGAATGCGATTCCGGGTCAGCTCGATATCAACGGCGGCGCGGTGACGTTTAGTGCGAACAATCAGATCGCCGATACGGCGAGTGTGAATGTGAGTGGCGCGGCGAGCGTGTTCAACGGCACGTCGTTCAACACCGGCACGCTGCCGAATATTCAAGAGACGTTTGCCAACCTGACGATGACCGGCGGTTCGTTCTCGAC
It encodes the following:
- a CDS encoding autotransporter-associated beta strand repeat-containing protein yields the protein ATQVASNAQLQLNAVTVTGETITINGTGGTNSQGALHGFAGSSTWAGPVIVGNAATNNRVGAANTATLTLSGAISGGQAGAMGGLTVRSDTTGVVVVSGGANTYLGDTTVVVGTLRLAGGADRLPVGTKLALGNNASVSPAIVDLNGQNQTVAGLYSVTGANVTMQVTSTLAATLTVNLASGTDIYTGVISGAVSLTKSGAGTLSLAGATANTQTGTTTVSAGVLNLNKTAGVNAIPGQLDINGGAVTFSANNQIADTASVNVSGAASVFNGTSFNTGTLPNIQETFANLTMTGGSFSTGANSNWNITGTGTFTGGAGNTIFLANSSTTIAFGNLVLTNMNASPGSTPQANNSFAIYGASPTIGT